One Coffea arabica cultivar ET-39 chromosome 5e, Coffea Arabica ET-39 HiFi, whole genome shotgun sequence DNA segment encodes these proteins:
- the LOC140006669 gene encoding pentatricopeptide repeat-containing protein At2g42920, chloroplastic-like — MLKCSCSYLPQSASISKFISDNPYLSMLETKCTTMKDLKLIHAQLIKTGLIQDKIAASRVLAFCATSPAGDVNYAYLVFSQMDNPNLFTWNTIIRGFSQSSSPETSLSLFVQMLESSFVQPERLTYPSVFKAYTQLGVAAEGAQLHGRIVKLGLVFDPFIRNTMLNMYANCGCLNEARKLFDEDEIVDVVAWNSMISGLAKYGELDDSWRLFNKMPFRNDVSWNSMISGFVKNGKWMEALDLFGKMQEQRIEPSEYTLVSLLNASAFLGALDQGKWIHEHMMKKTSIKKNAIVITALINMYHKCGDIEMARQVFETAPGKGLSCWNSMIFGLGINGFETEAIQVFSRLEFSSLAPDSVSFLSVLTACNHSGLVNEARNYFRLMKDKYEIEPLIQHYGCLVDALGRAGHLGEAEELIRSMPMSPDATIWGSLLSAAQSHGNIEMAKWAAMNFIQLDPDDSCAYLSMLNAYAASGYFEEAIHERISMKEKQIEKRPGCSSIEVDGEVHEFVAGGMLHTRVNEIYSLMD; from the coding sequence ATGTTAAAATGTTCTTGCTCATATCTTCCACAATCAGCCTCTATATCAAAGTTTATCTCAGACAATCCGTACCTTTCCATGCTAGAAACCAAATGCACCACCATGAAAGACTTAAAACTGATTCATGCCCAACTCATCAAAACAGGCCTGATCCAGGATAAGATTGCAGCTAGCAGAGTCTTAGCCTTTTGTGCCACATCTCCTGCCGGTGATGTGAATTATGCTTATTTAGTCTTCAGTCAAATGGACAATCCAAATCTTTTCACTTGGAACACAATAATCAGAGGCTTCTCACAAAGCTCATCCCCGGAAACTTCACTCTCTCTTTTTGTACAAATGTTGGAAAGTTCGTTTGTTCAACCTGAGAGGCTTACTTATCCTTCAGTTTTCAAGGCATATACTCAACTTGGAGTAGCTGCTGAGGGAGCTCAACTTCATGGAAGGATTGTGAAACTAGGGCTAGTATTTGATCCCTTTATACGAAATACAATGTTAAACATGTACGCCAATTGTGGGTGTTTGAATGAAGCTAGAAAACTGTTTGATGAGGATGAGATTGTGGATGTTGTGGCCTGGAATTCAATGATTTCGGGGCTAGCCAAATATGGGGAACTCGACGATTCATGGAGATTGTTCAATAAAATGCCTTTCAGAAATGACGTTTCTTGGAATAGTATGATAAGTGGTTTCGTGAAGAATGGGAAATGGATGGAGGCACTGGATCTTTTTGGTAAAATGCAAGAGCAAAGGATTGAACCAAGTGAGTATACATTGGTGAGCTTATTGAATGCATCAGCATTTTTAGGGGCATTAGACCAAGGAAAGTGGATACATGAGCATATGATGAAGAAAACCAGCATCAAGAAGAATGCTATCGTGATAACAGCACTTATTAACATGTACCACAAGTGTGGGGACATTGAAATGGCACGTCAGGTATTCGAGACTGCTCCAGGAAAAGGATTATCATGCTGGAACTCGATGATTTTTGGCTTAGGAATCAATGGATTTGAAACTGAAGCAATTCAGGTATTCTCGAGGCTCGAATTCTCAAGCCTTGCACCAGATTCTGTTAGTTTTCTTAGTGTTTTAACTGCCTGCAATCACTCTGGTTTAGTCAATGAAGCAAGAAACTATTTCAGATTAATGAAGGACAAGTATGAGATCGAACCATTGATTCAGCATTATGGTTGCCTGGTTGATGCACTAGGCCGAGCAGGACACCTTGGAGAAGCAGAAGAGCTCATCAGAAGTATGCCAATGAGCCCTGATGCTACCATATGGGGGTCTCTACTATCAGCTGCTCAGAGCCATGGAAATATTGAGATGGCTAAATGGGCAGCTATGAATTTCATTCAGTTGGATCCAGATGACAGCTGTGCTTATCTATCAATGCTCAATGCCTATGCAGCCTCGGGCTATTTTGAGGAAGCAATACATGAGAGGATTTCAATGAAGGAGAAGCAAATAGAGAAAAGACCAGGTTGTAGTTCAATTGAAGTGGATGGGGAAGTTCATGAATTTGTAGCTGGTGGAATGTTGCATACCCGAGTCAATGAAATATACTCTTTGATGGACTAA